GAGATCTTCGGACTGCTCGGTCCGAACGGCAGTGGCAAGACCACACTCTTCCGCATCCTTTCCACGCTCATGCTGCCGGAGAGCGGGCGCGCGCTCGTAGCCGGCTTCGACTGCGCGACCGACCCGAACCAGGTTCGCCACCGCATCGGCGTCGTCTTCCAGGCGAAAAGCGTGGACGTGAAACTGACCGCGCGCGAGAACCTGTGGCATCAAGGGCACCTCTACGGCCTCTCCGGCACGAGATTAGCAAAGCGAATAGCCGAGATGCTGGCGCACGTCGGCCTGTCTGACCGCGCCAACGACCGCGTGGAAACATTCTCTGGCGGGATGCAGCGGCGCGTGGAGCTGGCCAAGGGCCTGCTACATCGTCCGCAGGTCCTTCTGCTCGACGAGCCCACCACCGGACTCGACCCCGGCGCGCGCCGCGATATGTGGCTTTACCTGGATCACGTGCGCGAGGCTGAGGGCGTCACCGTCATCGTCACCACCCACCTCATGGACGATGCCGAACGCTGCGACCGCCTCGCCATCCTGAACGAAGGCAAGCTCGTCGCGCTCGGAACCCCCGCAGAGCTGAAATCCACATCCAAGCTGGACGGCGACGTCATCGTGATCGAAGCCCGCGAGCCGGAGTCGTTGGCCGCGCGCATCGCGCAGCGCTTTGCGGTCGCGCCCACCGTCATCGAGAACAAGATCCGCCTGAAGCGTGCGCACGGACATCGCTTCATCACTGAGCTGGGCGAGGCTTTCCCCGGCGAGATCGACGCCGTCTCGGTCGCAAGACCAACACTCGAAGACGTGTTCATCGACCTTACCGGCCATCGCTTCTGGACCGAGCCGCAGCCAGACGCCGGGGCCGCGCATTAGGGCCGCGCATTAGGGATAAGCATTAGGGCTGCGCATTAGGGATAAGCATTAGAATCGAAATACCGCTTTCATATATGGCCACCACCACCATCTCGGAGGGATCACCCGCAGCCCAGGCGCTGGCGGCAAGTACGCCGACCACCGGCGCGGCCAGCACCGCTTTGGCCGCGGCGACGTTGTGGTGGCGCGAGATCGTCCGCTTCTACCGCCAGCCCGCGCGCGTGGCCGGCGTGGTCGCCTCGCCGCTGCTCTTCTGGATCGTCATCGGTTCCGGCTTTGGTAGCTCGTTTCGCGCCCCATCGGGAGGCGGCGCCCATTACCTGGAATATTTCTTTCCCGGCGCGCTCATCATGATCGTGCTCTTCACCTCCATCTTCGCCATGATGAGCGTGATCGAAGACCGCAAGGAAGGCTTCCTGCTCTCCGTGCTGGTCGCGCCGGTGCATCGCGGGGCAATCGTCCTCGGCAAGGTGCTCGGTGGGACGACCCTCGCCGGCATCCAGGGCATGCTGTTCCTTATCTTCGCGCCCTTCATCGGCATCCGGATGGGCCTGGCGCAGCTCGCCATCACCGCGCTCGTCGTTTTCCTCGTCTCCTTCGCGCTCACCGCGCTCGGCTTCGCCATCGCGTGGCCCATGGATTCCAGCCAGGCATTCCATGGCGTCGTGAATCTGTTCCTTATCCCGCTGTGGCTGCTTTCCGGTGCGCTCTTCCCGCTCTCCGGCGCTTCCGGATGGCTGCGGATGCTCATGCGCGCCAACCCGCTCACCTACGGTGTGGACGCCCTGCGCATCACGCTCTTCCCCGGCGCTGGGTCCGAGCTGCCACTGTGGAGCTCGATCGGCGTGCTGGCGGCATTCTCGGTCGCCGCCTTCGCCGTCTCGTTCCTGATGGCGAATCGCCGCAGCCATCGGCCTCCCGCATAAACCTTATGGACGTCAGCTACCTTCCTGCGGTCAATGCGACCTTGAACGGGACGAGTGCCCTGCTGCTCCTCACCGGACGCGCACTCATCGCGCAGAAGCGTGTTGCCGCGCACCGCATGGTGATGCTCGCCACCGTCGTCACCTCCACGCTCTTCCTCATCTGCTATCTCGTCTACCATTCGCAGGTCGGCTCGGTGCGTTTCCCGGGACAAGGCTGGGTGCGTCCCCTTTACTACGGCATCCTGCTCACCCACACCGTGCTGGCCGTCGTTATCGTGCCGATGGTGCTGATGACGCTCGCGCGCGGACTCCGCGGCAACTTTGCGCGCCATCGCGCCATCGCCCGCTGGACCTTCCCGCTCTGGCTCTACGTCTCCGTCACCGGTGTCGTCATCTACGTGATGCTCTATCATCTTTATCGGGCTGGATGAGTGACGACACGGACGATCGCCATGGCACGCCTTCGGCTCAAACTCGATCTCAGCGGGACGCGCGGTGACGAAGCTTGGCGCGCGCTGAAGCACTTTGATCCGATCAAGGCCGCCGAGTACGGTCCGCAGTTTGGAACCAGCGGCGAGTGCCGCCACGCGGCCGGCGAACCGCACGCCAAAGGCGAATGGCGCGGCGCGCTCATCACCCTCGAAACGCCGCTGCTCGCGCAGTACGCGATGTCGCACTACCTGGAACAGCCGCGCGTGCTGGACGCGGACGTGGAATAGATCCTTATCTCTATGACCCAAGAGCAAGCCAACAACGACCCTGCCTCTGTCTCCACCGCCGAGGTTCCGGCTCTCGCGGTTCACCCTGCCGTTCACTCTAACGACAAGCCGCAGATGCCTCTGCGCACGCGCATCATCTTCTTCCTGGTGGCGTGGGCCATCGTGCTGCTGCCCTTCTATTTCTGGCGCTCGACCTGGTTCGGACGCGAACTCACCGACCAGCAGACCACCGAGTACTTGCACGACGACGCGAAACCACGCCACATCCAGCACGCGCTGGTGCAGGTCGGCAATCGCATAGTTAGTAAGAACGACAGTAAAGACCCCAAGGCCGAGCAGTGGTATCCAGACCTGGTGCGCCTCGCTACCCATCCGGTCGAAGAGATACGTGCCACCGACGCCTGGGTGATGGGCCAGGACCCGTCACGCCCCGAATTCCACCAGGCACTGCTCAGCATGCTCAATGACCGCGCCGTGCTGGTGCGCTATAACGCCGCGCTCTCGCTGGTCAGCTTCGGCGATGCCACCGGCCGGCCACAGATCGCCGCCATGCTGCGTCCGCTCGAGATGACGGCCCCCATCGCCGGACGCGTGGTCGCACGCGCCAAGCCCGGCGACGCCATCAACCATTCCACCGTGCTCCTGCGCATAGAAGGAATCCAGATCGCGGGCGCTCAAGAAGCCGCCGACGTCCGCTCGCCCATCGTCGGCCGGGTGAAAGCCATCCTGGTCAGTGACGGCCAGGAGGTGAAGTCGGGCGACAAGATCGCGGTGCTGGAACCTGGGGTGGAGCAGGCTTGGGAGGCGCTGCGCGCTCTCTACCTCGTGGGGAGGGCGGAAGACCTCGAGCTCGTCCGCCAGTACAAGCGGCAGTCGCCGGATTATCCCGACCGCGTGCGCCAGCAGGCGGAGCTGGCGGAGCGAGCCATTCTTCAGCGGGCGAAGAAGTAGTTAGGAGCTAGTAGCTAGGAGTTAGCAAGACCAAGAACGAGGGCAAAAGCAAAAGGCCGCTTGCGCGGCCTTCGTCATTTCTGAGTACCGGGCACTGGGTACTGAGTACTGCCCTACAGCGGCATCACTCCGACTTCCTTCTCCACTTCCACCGTGTCCACCATCGCGATGGCGTCCCACGGACAGCCATCGAGGAAGCTGCCGTCCGGCCCCTTGCTGGTGCACTTCTTGCATCCGATGCAGAGGATGGGATCGACCTGTATGCGCCCGAACGGCGGATGGTCCTCGTCCGGCACCCAGAACATGCAGTCTTCGATGGGGCAATACTCCACGCACGCGGGCGAGCCGGCGCAGCCGGTGCAGCACTCGGTGATGACGGCCAGCTCTTTCGGCTTTTTCTTGCGCGGGGTGGTGAGCCCCTTGGAGCGGGGCTCGTGCTTGAGTTCGTCGGGGACGAGGCCCGGGTTGCCACCAGAAAGATTGCCGCCGGGAACGACCGAGTCAGTAGCCATCGCGAGGATTATACAGTCGCTAGTCTCTCGTCACTAGTCGCCAGCATCGGCCGCGCCTCTTCTCTTGGAATCAGCAGGCCGGCATCCTTCATCAGCTTGATGAGCTTGCCGCGGAAGGGCTTCATCACCGCGAGCCGCGCGACCGAGAGCAGGTTCATCACCACATCGAGGGCGCCGTCGACCAGGCGGTGCGACCTCTCCTGTCCGGACGAGTCGTCATAGATGAAATAGAAGAGGAAGCCGAGGTGCATCACCCAGAGCAGTTGCGGCGCGATCTCGCGCAGGTCGGGCGGCATCTTCTCGTCCCCGATGGCCTGCTCCATCACCGCGATGGCGCTGGAGCGGAAGATGCGCGTCTCGGGCGCGAAGATGGAGAGCGGATGCTTGGGATTGCCGAAGAAGCGGAAGAGGGCGGACATCAGCCCGCGATCGTCCTTCAGGATGTCGAGTTTCGTGTGCATGACCACGCCTAAACGCGCGCGGAAATCCTTGGCTGCCATCAGCTCTTTAGCCAGGCGAAGCTCATGTTCTTCTTGAACCTTTTCGTAGTAGCCGAGGACGATGGCTTCCTTCGACGCGAAGTAGTAATACGCCGCGCCCAGCGACATGTTGGCGGCGGCGGCGACTTCGCGCATCGTCGTCCCTTCAAAACCCTTTTCGCGGAACAGGTTCAGCGCCACGGTGAAGATGCGCTCGCGAGTAAGGTCGCCCTTGGTGATGCGCTTTTCCTTGAACATGTTCAGATTCTCCGGCCAGGACAGCCCGAAGTCAAGTAGAAAGTGAACATGTTCGGGAATTCTTGAACTTCTGCCCGCGCTCGCCTTGCGCTTTTCGGCTACTCGCAACTCGCAACTCGGAACTCGGTACTCGCCCTTCTGCTATAGTGCAGGACATTCCCACAAAGCGGAGCGGATTTATGTCGAAGAGCGTCAACAAGGTCATCCTGATCGGCAATCTGGGCAAGGACCCCGAGGTCAAGTACACGCCAAGCGGCATGGCCGTGGCCAAGTTCTCCCTCGCCACCAACGAGCGCTTCAAAGATAAAGAAGGTGCTTGGCAGGATCGCACCGAGTGGCACAACCTGGTCGCCTTCCAGCGCACCGCCGAGATCGCCGGTGAATACCTAAAGAAGGGACGCACCGTCTACATCGAGGGCTCGCTGCGCACCAACTCGTGGGACGACAAAGAGACCGGGCAGAAGAAGTACAAGACCGAGATCATCGTGAACGAGCTCGTGCTGCTCGGCGGCGGACAGCGCGGCGAATCGGGCGGCGGCGAGCATGAAGCCGCATCCGGCGGCGCACGCTCGAAGGGCGCCTCGGCATCGGGCGGCGGCATGGACCAGCGCACCCCTGAACCTGCCACCGAGATCACCGACGAAGACATCCCGTTCTAGGCCTCTCCTAAACCTTTGCCAGGCTGCTCCTCGGTGAGCGGCCGCTCGTCTGCTCACCTCGGGAGTCGTTCTATTCGAAGATGAAGTCGAAGTATCCCAACAAGCTCGCCGTGGGCGCGGCGTGGCCCGGCTTTGACCGCCATCGAAAAGGGCTTGGCCAACTGCAAGGGCTGACCTTCTTTCGATGGGGCATGCTGAGAAGCGTCGCGAGCGAGTGTTTTCTCCAACGAGCGAGCAGCGCCGAAGCATCTTGGGTTTGGCCTTGCTTGTTATGATGTCGGCATGACTACCCAACCAGGTCCGGCGCGCTGAGCACCACTACCGCCATCCCCGACGCCGCCCCCGCCAGCTCTCCGCCGTTGCTGGCGCGGCCGGATCGCATCCTCTGCCTGCTACTGTTTGCCGGCGCATTCCTGTTGTTCCTGCCCTGGGCCGGTTTCCCCAACGAATACAACTTCGACGAGATGCATTACGTGCCCGCCGGTAAGTTGCTGGTGCCGCCACGCGAGAATCTGAACTGGGAGCATCCGCCGCTGGCAAAGTATCTGATCGGCATAGGGATCGCCCTCGCTGGGGACCGTCCGTTGGGCTGGCGCATCGCCAGCATGGTCTTCGGCGCGTTGTCGGCGGCGGGGATGTACGCGTGCGCGCTCGCCATCTTCCGCGAGCGCCGGCTGGCGCTGTGGGCCGCGCTCCTCACCCTCTTCAACATGATGCTGTTCGTGCTCGCGCGCACCGCCATGCTCGAGATCTTCCTGCTCGCCTTCCTGGTCTGGGGGATCGCGGCGATGTCGTTCGCGTGGGACCAGCGGCGTCCGCCGCGACAACTGCGCGGGCTGCTCGCCTTCGCCGGCGTGATGTTCGGCTTGGCCGCGGCGTGCAAGTGGGTGGGATGGGTCCCGGTGATCTTCGTCCTGCTGCTGTGGGCCGCGTTGCGCCTGCTGCAGCGCACCGGAGCAACGTTCTACCGTGCGGCCCAGCCGGATGACGACGAGTGGTATTCGCCGAGCCTGTGGCAGTCGCTCGCCTGGCGAGACATCGCCCTGTGGATGGTCATCACGCCGGTACTGGTCTATGCCGCCACCTTCATCCCCTTCCTATCGCTGCCCGGTGAGGAAGGCACCTTCGGGGACATTGCCCGGCTGCAGCTCGACATGGCCATCACGCAGGCGCGGATCACCGGCGTGCATTACTACTCCAGCCAGTGGTATCAGTGGCCCTTCGGACACACCCACGTCTGGTTCTACTTCAAGAACAACGAAGGCTGGACGCACGCCATCCTGCTGATGGGCAATCCTGCGATCCTTCTGCCCGGTTTTCTGGCGGCGCTGCTCTGCACCTGGATGTGGTGGAAGTGGCGCACCCGCGAGGCCTTCCTCGCCGTAGTGTGGTACTGGCTGCTCTTTCTCTGCTTCAGCGTGATCCCCCGGAAGGTGAGCTTCTTCCAATACTACTTGCCCGCGGCTTGCCTGCTCAGCCTGCCGCTCGCATATGTCTTTCGCCATTTCGGCGGGCCGCCACTGTTCCGGTTTGCCTGGGACCGATGGTTGTTCCTGGGGATCACGGTAGCAGTGTTCGCGCTGTTCTACGCGGTGCTGGTCGGTCTGCCGCTGCCTTCGGATTTCTCTCCCCGGTAGGGGACCAACCGATAGACGATCGCCGCCGAGTCCCAAAAGAAAAAGCGCCCGCCGCGTCGGGCGCTCTGGCTCTAAGCCTCGATGTCAACGGCGACGAACGCCATCGCAGTTCGTGCAGAAAGTCGGGCTCGGGGTCGTAGTGGTGGGCGCCGGTCCTGGAGAACCGGTGGTCGAGTAAATGATCGCGCCGACCGCCGCCACACCCAGAATGATCAGGATATTCCGCAACAGGTGGCCTTCTCCGCCGCCGCCGCCGCTGACGACACCGCTACCCGGATTGGTCTGATCGATGGCGTCCTGCTGCACGCTCGGAGGCGTCTGCGTGGGACCGGTGACCTGGCCATTCACGATGTCCACCATCTGCCCAGGTCCGACCGTCGCCATCACGGCACCGTTCACGCCGATGATCACCACCTGCCCGCTGAAGACGATCACCTGCATGTGACCGTTCTCATAGATCACGATGTAATCCGTGCCCACCACGCCGGCAACCGCGGTGGGGGTCTTGACCTGGAATCTTCCACCCGGCTTCGTGATCTGCACCACGCGGCTGCGCACCCGCCCATAGTTGAGCTCGAGATCGGTCTGTTGGCTGGCCGGATCGTGCTGCACGATCTTGAGTTCGCTGTTGGAACCGAGGCTCAGGATCGAACCATCGCGCAATTGCACGCGCGCGCGCCCGCCACCCGCGGTGCGGATGACGTCGTTCCACATCACATCGTCTTTGGTCTTCGCCGCTGAACCGTTACGCGTCGCTTGCGGCACCAGCGCAGTGATCTGGCCCGCGGGTTGCGAGCTGCTGGAGCCCTGCGCCAACGCCGGCAGCGGCGAAACAGTGAGGGCCAGAACAATCGCGACAAATCGGTAAAGGAAGCTATACGAAGCGCGCATGGAGGTTCACTCCGGCACAAGGACCGGTGCAGCAGCGGTATTGTTCCCTAAAAAGTCAAACAGGTCAACCCGCTTATCCCAGAGAGTCAACAGTTTACGTTTGCCGCAACTTTTGGTGCAAGGAGCGCGCTATCTGCCGGCCATGGAAGCGGCCATTCTCAATGAATATCTCGCTGGTACGGGAACCGGCCACGATCACCCCGGCCACGTAAATGCCGGGAACATTGGTCTCCAGGCTCTCCGGATCGGAGACGGGGCGGCTTTCGGCGGGCTCGAGCGCGATCCCCAGGGAGCGCATGAAACTGTAGTCGGGATGGTACCCGGTGAGGGCGAAGACAAAGTCATTCTTGAGGCGGACGTCGCCATCGGGCGCGGCGACGATCACGTAGTCCGGCCCGATCTCGCGCAGCCTGGACTCGAAATAGGCGCGGACCTCGCCCGCCTGGATGCGGTTCTCGATGTCGGGCCTGATCCAGTACTTCACGTTCGCATGGATGCCGGGGCCGCGGTGCACCAGCGTGACGCGCGCGCCGCGCCGCCACAACTCGAGCGCCGCGATGGCAGCTGAGTTCTTTCCGCCGACCACGACCACGTCCAGCTCGAAATACGGGTGCGGCTCGCCGTAGTAGTGCAACACTTTGGGCAGCTCTTCTCCCGGCACGCCCAGGGAGTTGGGCAAGTCGTAGTATCCGGTGGCCACGGCCAGCTTGCGCGCGTGGTGTACGTGCGCGGCGCCCACGCGATCGCGAGTGTGCACCTGGAAGTCGCCGTCGCTTCCCGCCACGCGCTCCACCCGCTCATACTGCCGCACGTTGAGCTGGTAATGTTCGGTGACCTTGCGGTAATACTCCAGCGCCTCTTCGCGCGTCGGTTTCTGGTGCGCGC
The sequence above is drawn from the Acidobacteriota bacterium genome and encodes:
- a CDS encoding biotin/lipoyl-binding protein; the protein is MPLRTRIIFFLVAWAIVLLPFYFWRSTWFGRELTDQQTTEYLHDDAKPRHIQHALVQVGNRIVSKNDSKDPKAEQWYPDLVRLATHPVEEIRATDAWVMGQDPSRPEFHQALLSMLNDRAVLVRYNAALSLVSFGDATGRPQIAAMLRPLEMTAPIAGRVVARAKPGDAINHSTVLLRIEGIQIAGAQEAADVRSPIVGRVKAILVSDGQEVKSGDKIAVLEPGVEQAWEALRALYLVGRAEDLELVRQYKRQSPDYPDRVRQQAELAERAILQRAKK
- a CDS encoding TetR/AcrR family transcriptional regulator, which produces MFKEKRITKGDLTRERIFTVALNLFREKGFEGTTMREVAAAANMSLGAAYYYFASKEAIVLGYYEKVQEEHELRLAKELMAAKDFRARLGVVMHTKLDILKDDRGLMSALFRFFGNPKHPLSIFAPETRIFRSSAIAVMEQAIGDEKMPPDLREIAPQLLWVMHLGFLFYFIYDDSSGQERSHRLVDGALDVVMNLLSVARLAVMKPFRGKLIKLMKDAGLLIPREEARPMLATSDERLATV
- a CDS encoding single-stranded DNA-binding protein, giving the protein MSKSVNKVILIGNLGKDPEVKYTPSGMAVAKFSLATNERFKDKEGAWQDRTEWHNLVAFQRTAEIAGEYLKKGRTVYIEGSLRTNSWDDKETGQKKYKTEIIVNELVLLGGGQRGESGGGEHEAASGGARSKGASASGGGMDQRTPEPATEITDEDIPF
- a CDS encoding YpdA family putative bacillithiol disulfide reductase; the encoded protein is MNQSSAAGDTRFDLLVIGAGPTGLASAIEAQRAGFRVVLIEKGCLVNSLYHYPPQMLFFTTPELLEIGDIPFPSAHQKPTREEALEYYRKVTEHYQLNVRQYERVERVAGSDGDFQVHTRDRVGAAHVHHARKLAVATGYYDLPNSLGVPGEELPKVLHYYGEPHPYFELDVVVVGGKNSAAIAALELWRRGARVTLVHRGPGIHANVKYWIRPDIENRIQAGEVRAYFESRLREIGPDYVIVAAPDGDVRLKNDFVFALTGYHPDYSFMRSLGIALEPAESRPVSDPESLETNVPGIYVAGVIVAGSRTSEIFIENGRFHGRQIARSLHQKLRQT
- a CDS encoding glycosyltransferase family 39 protein — translated: MLARPDRILCLLLFAGAFLLFLPWAGFPNEYNFDEMHYVPAGKLLVPPRENLNWEHPPLAKYLIGIGIALAGDRPLGWRIASMVFGALSAAGMYACALAIFRERRLALWAALLTLFNMMLFVLARTAMLEIFLLAFLVWGIAAMSFAWDQRRPPRQLRGLLAFAGVMFGLAAACKWVGWVPVIFVLLLWAALRLLQRTGATFYRAAQPDDDEWYSPSLWQSLAWRDIALWMVITPVLVYAATFIPFLSLPGEEGTFGDIARLQLDMAITQARITGVHYYSSQWYQWPFGHTHVWFYFKNNEGWTHAILLMGNPAILLPGFLAALLCTWMWWKWRTREAFLAVVWYWLLFLCFSVIPRKVSFFQYYLPAACLLSLPLAYVFRHFGGPPLFRFAWDRWLFLGITVAVFALFYAVLVGLPLPSDFSPR
- a CDS encoding 4Fe-4S dicluster domain-containing protein, with amino-acid sequence MATDSVVPGGNLSGGNPGLVPDELKHEPRSKGLTTPRKKKPKELAVITECCTGCAGSPACVEYCPIEDCMFWVPDEDHPPFGRIQVDPILCIGCKKCTSKGPDGSFLDGCPWDAIAMVDTVEVEKEVGVMPL
- a CDS encoding FecR family protein, with product MRASYSFLYRFVAIVLALTVSPLPALAQGSSSSQPAGQITALVPQATRNGSAAKTKDDVMWNDVIRTAGGGRARVQLRDGSILSLGSNSELKIVQHDPASQQTDLELNYGRVRSRVVQITKPGGRFQVKTPTAVAGVVGTDYIVIYENGHMQVIVFSGQVVIIGVNGAVMATVGPGQMVDIVNGQVTGPTQTPPSVQQDAIDQTNPGSGVVSGGGGGEGHLLRNILIILGVAAVGAIIYSTTGSPGPAPTTTTPSPTFCTNCDGVRRR
- a CDS encoding DUF420 domain-containing protein is translated as MDVSYLPAVNATLNGTSALLLLTGRALIAQKRVAAHRMVMLATVVTSTLFLICYLVYHSQVGSVRFPGQGWVRPLYYGILLTHTVLAVVIVPMVLMTLARGLRGNFARHRAIARWTFPLWLYVSVTGVVIYVMLYHLYRAG
- a CDS encoding ATP-binding cassette domain-containing protein — protein: EIFGLLGPNGSGKTTLFRILSTLMLPESGRALVAGFDCATDPNQVRHRIGVVFQAKSVDVKLTARENLWHQGHLYGLSGTRLAKRIAEMLAHVGLSDRANDRVETFSGGMQRRVELAKGLLHRPQVLLLDEPTTGLDPGARRDMWLYLDHVREAEGVTVIVTTHLMDDAERCDRLAILNEGKLVALGTPAELKSTSKLDGDVIVIEAREPESLAARIAQRFAVAPTVIENKIRLKRAHGHRFITELGEAFPGEIDAVSVARPTLEDVFIDLTGHRFWTEPQPDAGAAH
- a CDS encoding ABC transporter permease; this translates as MATTTISEGSPAAQALAASTPTTGAASTALAAATLWWREIVRFYRQPARVAGVVASPLLFWIVIGSGFGSSFRAPSGGGAHYLEYFFPGALIMIVLFTSIFAMMSVIEDRKEGFLLSVLVAPVHRGAIVLGKVLGGTTLAGIQGMLFLIFAPFIGIRMGLAQLAITALVVFLVSFALTALGFAIAWPMDSSQAFHGVVNLFLIPLWLLSGALFPLSGASGWLRMLMRANPLTYGVDALRITLFPGAGSELPLWSSIGVLAAFSVAAFAVSFLMANRRSHRPPA